A stretch of Campylobacter gracilis DNA encodes these proteins:
- the trpF gene encoding phosphoribosylanthranilate isomerase, giving the protein MSYRSKIKICGIKSAAEAHAVLACSSALCANLERADDAKNLPQSGSESSIKTPNFCGENSERNFNSGAENATRNFNSDGQNFAQNFNQDDENFTYRAQNYANFTCEQNSDCDKNFGSDLRSQGDGSGVRVEFLGVIFVSSSKRRVSVETAREIARIAHENGAKCVGVFALSSKKHGAAACECKNFSSKTRDEKICEDKIYAGTSGGLKFYENEREDLSLNLNANCAVSASVKDLNSEILDTEALDEEQILKICSLCELDCAQIYGCISADFKVRLNAAGIEAWQVLSIGAEMPTLEGLSFDRILFDAKGASLGGNGVSFNWDLLRRVGLGYEGQYDATRDEKYCAGSTIQSIGDTKCDSASGRCDTQNDAASDEKCYAAGTAQGSDRARSYLKHSAICSGYSEGNLKRDKNGDCNNSCAEHSENGNLKLQMVSNVCCASNSNEASERAHDIVRSGNTKQETSADRRVAKNDDECKFSACATARLSGVRPTSEGVNDRGARDYEASAPNISNDGGEASKPGATKDDSADKRNTAFKGGAISFILAGGIGAQNIREALALRPYAIDLNSRVEDARGIKDPQKISEILRILKNAQG; this is encoded by the coding sequence ATGTCGTACAGAAGTAAGATCAAAATTTGCGGCATCAAAAGCGCCGCCGAAGCCCACGCGGTGCTGGCGTGCAGCTCGGCTTTATGCGCAAATTTAGAGCGCGCGGACGACGCTAAAAATTTACCACAATCGGGTAGCGAGAGCTCGATAAAAACTCCTAATTTTTGCGGCGAAAATTCTGAGCGGAATTTTAATTCGGGCGCCGAGAATGCTACGCGAAATTTCAATTCTGACGGCCAAAATTTCGCGCAAAATTTTAATCAGGACGACGAGAATTTTACCTACCGCGCACAAAATTATGCAAATTTTACGTGCGAGCAAAATTCCGATTGCGATAAAAATTTTGGCAGCGATTTGCGAAGCCAAGGCGACGGCTCGGGCGTGCGCGTGGAATTTTTAGGCGTGATATTCGTATCAAGCTCCAAACGCCGCGTCAGCGTAGAAACAGCGCGCGAGATCGCACGTATCGCGCATGAAAACGGCGCAAAGTGCGTCGGAGTCTTTGCTTTGAGCTCCAAAAAACACGGCGCCGCCGCATGCGAATGTAAAAATTTTAGCAGCAAAACTCGCGACGAAAAAATTTGTGAAGATAAAATTTACGCAGGCACGAGCGGCGGCTTAAAATTTTACGAAAACGAGCGCGAGGATTTGAGCTTAAATTTAAACGCAAACTGCGCTGTGTCCGCCTCGGTAAAAGATCTAAATTCTGAAATTTTAGATACGGAAGCTTTAGACGAGGAGCAAATTTTAAAAATTTGCAGCCTTTGCGAGCTGGACTGCGCTCAGATTTATGGATGCATAAGCGCGGATTTCAAAGTGCGGCTTAACGCGGCAGGCATAGAGGCGTGGCAGGTGCTAAGCATCGGTGCCGAAATGCCTACGCTTGAGGGTTTGAGCTTCGATCGGATCTTATTCGACGCCAAAGGAGCAAGCCTGGGCGGTAACGGCGTGAGTTTTAATTGGGATCTGCTGCGACGCGTTGGGCTTGGCTACGAAGGACAATACGACGCGACGCGTGATGAAAAATACTGCGCGGGCAGCACGATTCAAAGCATAGGCGACACAAAATGTGACTCGGCTAGCGGGCGCTGCGATACGCAAAATGATGCAGCAAGCGACGAAAAATGCTATGCAGCAGGCACGGCTCAAGGCTCAGACCGCGCAAGGAGCTATCTTAAACATAGCGCGATCTGTAGCGGATATAGCGAGGGGAATTTAAAGCGCGATAAAAACGGCGACTGCAACAATTCCTGCGCGGAGCATAGCGAAAACGGAAATTTGAAGCTCCAGATGGTAAGCAACGTGTGCTGTGCCTCTAATAGCAATGAAGCGAGCGAGCGCGCACATGATATTGTTAGATCGGGCAATACGAAACAAGAAACGAGCGCCGATCGTCGCGTCGCAAAGAATGACGATGAGTGCAAATTTAGTGCGTGTGCTACCGCGCGGCTGAGTGGTGTAAGACCCACAAGTGAAGGCGTCAATGATCGAGGCGCAAGAGACTATGAGGCGAGCGCGCCAAATATTTCAAATGACGGCGGCGAAGCGAGCAAGCCGGGTGCCACAAAAGATGATAGCGCGGATAAGCGTAACACCGCTTTCAAAGGTGGTGCGATCTCTTTTATTCTTGCAGGCGGCATCGGCGCGCAAAATATCCGTGAGGCACTCGCACTGCGCCCATACGCTATCGATCTAAACAGCCGCGTGGAGGACGCGCGAGGCATTAAAGATCCACAAAAGATAAGCGAAATTTTGCGAATTTTAAAAAATGCGCAAGGCTGA
- a CDS encoding DNA adenine methylase, with protein MTSGEKREFLSEQLISYLGNKRSLLAPIERAICEIKAELGQGKISFADVFSGSGIVARLAKAHSNLVIANDLEGYSRAINSCYLSNFSDGLWRDLSELHAEILRNFTPKESFFSELYAPKDDENIKAGERAFYTRRNALILGGLCEQIGKIPQKFRDFFTAPLLSESSIHSNTGGVFKGFYKDKAGVGKFGGSGENALARIMGEISLRLPVLSNFACESAVFQEDAARFAQSASERFSQLDVAYFDPPYNQHPYGSNYFMLNLITDFINDGKCPNAAELSKVSGIPADWNRSAYNKKSSAAEEFFALLTKFPAKFLIISFNSEGFISKAEFLKNLTKIGSVRTIEIRYPTYRASRNLSARELYVTEFLYVVQK; from the coding sequence ATGACTAGCGGCGAAAAGAGGGAGTTTTTAAGCGAGCAGCTCATCAGCTATCTGGGCAACAAGCGCTCGCTGCTAGCGCCGATAGAGCGGGCGATCTGCGAGATTAAGGCGGAGCTTGGGCAGGGCAAGATCAGCTTCGCAGACGTCTTCAGCGGCAGCGGCATCGTCGCGCGCCTGGCTAAAGCGCACTCAAACCTCGTTATCGCAAATGACCTAGAGGGCTACTCGCGCGCGATAAACTCCTGCTATCTTTCAAATTTTAGCGACGGGCTGTGGCGAGATTTGAGCGAGCTGCACGCCGAAATTTTAAGAAATTTTACGCCGAAGGAGAGCTTTTTTAGCGAGCTGTACGCGCCGAAGGACGATGAGAATATTAAGGCGGGCGAGCGCGCTTTTTACACGCGCCGAAACGCCCTGATTTTGGGCGGGCTTTGCGAGCAGATCGGTAAAATCCCGCAAAAATTTCGCGATTTTTTCACCGCGCCGCTACTTAGCGAGTCGAGCATCCACTCAAACACGGGCGGCGTTTTTAAGGGCTTTTACAAGGACAAAGCGGGCGTAGGCAAGTTCGGCGGCAGCGGCGAAAACGCGCTAGCTCGCATAATGGGCGAGATTTCCCTGCGCCTGCCCGTGCTTTCAAATTTTGCCTGCGAAAGCGCGGTCTTTCAAGAGGATGCCGCGCGTTTTGCACAGAGCGCGAGCGAGCGCTTTTCGCAGCTTGACGTCGCGTATTTTGATCCGCCCTACAATCAGCATCCCTACGGCTCGAACTATTTTATGCTAAATTTGATCACGGATTTTATAAACGATGGCAAGTGCCCAAATGCTGCGGAGCTTAGCAAGGTCTCTGGAATCCCCGCAGACTGGAACCGCTCGGCATATAATAAAAAATCAAGTGCTGCTGAGGAATTTTTCGCGCTTCTGACGAAATTTCCGGCGAAATTTTTAATAATCTCTTTTAATTCCGAGGGCTTTATCTCGAAGGCGGAATTTTTAAAAAACCTCACGAAAATCGGCTCCGTGCGCACGATAGAGATCCGCTATCCGACCTACCGCGCGAGCAGAAATTTAAGCGCGCGCGAGCTTTACGTGACGGAATTTTTATATGTCGTACAGAAGTAA
- the trpD gene encoding anthranilate phosphoribosyltransferase produces MILMIDNYDSFVFNIYQYILELTGEEVRYFRNDEITLQRVRELAPSHIILSPGPNHPKDSGVCLEILRADLDVPILGVCLGHQAIGYAAGAQIKQLEVPLHGKSSSIEIFNDGVLFSGLPRKFEVMRYHSLYVDEATLPSEFEILAKSENDGIIMAMKHRSKPVFGIQFHPESFFTQYGKKIIENFINYGKKIILKEKLVVNFAPFMLKLQKGFPLDSDDYAVICKALYEQDYDIVQLAGLLVLISEKSLYPSSLTALVRSILKYSITYDDPSPMFDIVGTGGDRLKTINISTTVAFIAASFGVRVAKHGNRAITSRSGSSDALDALGVPLLSDLAQIRVLLDRTGLAFFHAPFFHKITAEVKEVRNRLKIGTVFNIMGPLLNPNLSLSNQIVGNYLEEVNGLIAETLMILGRKHALVVHGMDGMDEISLCDETLIHEVKDGKILEYRVNPEQFGLARAFHGDIEGGDGEANAETLKQILKGELSGPKFDIVVLNAMFALYCADVVSSPAEAKPLILEAIKSGKTWEFYENYVGARA; encoded by the coding sequence TTGATTTTAATGATAGATAATTACGACAGCTTCGTTTTTAATATTTATCAATACATTTTGGAGCTCACGGGTGAGGAGGTGCGCTACTTCCGCAACGACGAGATAACGCTGCAGCGGGTGCGCGAGCTTGCCCCGTCGCACATAATCCTAAGCCCTGGGCCAAATCACCCAAAAGATAGTGGCGTTTGCTTAGAGATTTTGCGCGCGGATTTGGACGTGCCGATTTTGGGCGTGTGTTTGGGGCATCAGGCGATCGGATATGCGGCGGGCGCGCAGATAAAGCAGCTGGAGGTGCCGCTGCACGGCAAGAGCTCGTCGATCGAAATTTTCAATGACGGCGTGCTTTTTAGCGGACTGCCGCGTAAATTTGAAGTGATGCGCTACCACTCGCTTTATGTGGATGAAGCTACGCTGCCGAGCGAGTTTGAAATTTTAGCAAAGAGCGAAAACGACGGCATTATAATGGCGATGAAGCACCGAAGCAAGCCTGTTTTTGGCATACAATTTCATCCCGAGAGCTTTTTTACTCAATACGGCAAAAAGATCATCGAAAATTTCATCAATTACGGCAAAAAGATAATTTTAAAGGAGAAACTCGTGGTAAATTTCGCCCCGTTTATGTTGAAGCTACAAAAGGGCTTCCCGCTAGATAGCGACGATTACGCCGTCATTTGTAAGGCGCTTTACGAGCAGGATTACGACATCGTGCAGCTTGCGGGGCTGCTCGTGCTGATCAGCGAAAAATCGCTCTACCCAAGCAGCCTCACGGCGCTCGTGCGCAGTATCTTAAAATACTCGATCACCTACGACGATCCGAGCCCGATGTTTGACATCGTGGGCACCGGCGGCGATAGGCTAAAGACGATCAATATCTCCACGACTGTGGCCTTTATCGCGGCAAGCTTCGGCGTGCGTGTCGCCAAGCACGGCAACCGTGCGATCACCAGCAGATCGGGCAGCTCCGATGCGCTCGATGCTCTGGGCGTGCCGCTACTTAGCGATCTGGCGCAGATTAGAGTGCTGCTAGATCGCACGGGGCTAGCGTTTTTTCATGCGCCGTTTTTTCACAAGATCACCGCCGAGGTCAAAGAGGTGCGAAACCGCCTAAAAATCGGCACCGTCTTTAATATAATGGGGCCGCTTTTAAATCCAAATTTGAGTCTAAGCAATCAGATCGTAGGCAATTATCTGGAGGAAGTAAACGGGCTCATCGCCGAAACGTTGATGATTTTGGGGCGCAAGCACGCTCTGGTGGTGCACGGCATGGACGGCATGGACGAGATCAGCCTATGTGACGAAACGCTAATCCACGAGGTCAAGGACGGCAAAATTTTAGAATACCGCGTAAATCCCGAGCAGTTCGGCTTAGCTCGGGCATTTCACGGCGATATAGAGGGCGGCGACGGCGAGGCTAACGCCGAAACTTTAAAGCAAATTTTAAAAGGCGAGCTTAGCGGGCCGAAATTTGACATCGTCGTGCTAAACGCGATGTTTGCGCTATACTGCGCCGATGTCGTGTCAAGCCCCGCGGAGGCTAAGCCGCTAATTTTAGAGGCGATCAAATCTGGCAAAACGTGGGAATTTTACGAAAACTACGTAGGAGCGAGAGCTTAG
- a CDS encoding anthranilate synthase component I family protein, translating to MLLEEPLFYYREILKTHPQSYLAEDDTQVIIGIDCDYFDGFKMSFEALKLKFDEVKSAKAGASEFKNASFAGLFGVLGYDIVRAFENIGSPKQALYDFPPFFYADAANYLHYDKISKIYDFYGKDAQIYENLRGLSSQASQQSSAKATSAPQSATRTDAAIKGGSKSQAVAKSEPKKKELKFKILTDLGAEESHFSAMVEAAKEKIKSGDVFQVVLGEILKIGTNLGSLEFYERLKKNNPSPYMFHFPTPYGCVAGSSPELIMEIKKDEIFVAPIAGTRSRGANAEADAALERELLSDEKELAEHRMLIDLARNDIGKFAAPASVRVQNAMRVVRYESVMHIVSEVYGSKPRGVSAFEVLSTIFPAGTLSGSPKIRAMQIINELERYERGIYGGGIGFWRFSGDVMQAILIRSAIFVNRDAQDSCSDENSKRNSGLNLDAVCSEENSEATEFCDGENPETTEFCGAAAQKGSGEAQNLARASERDARLNLKACAGGGALNLENGSFSRAMRFEAAKFNAENFGCEGLSNLVFIGAGAGIVYDSSPKSEYAEICKKRKSPLKAIEELCEEV from the coding sequence ATGCTTTTAGAAGAGCCGCTTTTTTACTACCGCGAAATTTTAAAGACGCATCCGCAAAGCTACCTCGCAGAGGACGACACTCAGGTCATCATCGGCATCGATTGCGATTATTTCGATGGATTTAAGATGAGCTTTGAGGCGCTAAAGCTTAAATTTGATGAGGTAAAAAGCGCAAAAGCGGGCGCAAGCGAGTTTAAAAACGCGAGCTTTGCCGGGCTTTTCGGCGTTTTGGGCTACGACATCGTGCGCGCGTTCGAAAATATCGGCTCGCCGAAACAGGCACTATATGACTTCCCGCCGTTTTTTTACGCCGATGCCGCAAACTACCTGCACTACGATAAAATCAGCAAAATTTACGATTTTTACGGCAAAGACGCCCAAATTTACGAAAACCTGCGCGGGCTTAGTTCGCAAGCCTCGCAGCAAAGCTCCGCCAAAGCGACAAGCGCGCCGCAGAGCGCCACAAGAACGGACGCCGCTATAAAAGGCGGATCGAAATCGCAAGCCGTGGCGAAGTCCGAGCCTAAGAAAAAAGAGCTTAAATTTAAAATTTTAACCGATCTGGGCGCCGAGGAGTCTCATTTTAGCGCGATGGTCGAAGCTGCAAAAGAAAAGATAAAAAGCGGCGACGTTTTTCAGGTCGTGCTGGGCGAAATTTTAAAAATCGGCACGAATCTCGGCAGCCTGGAGTTTTACGAGCGACTCAAAAAGAACAATCCGAGCCCCTATATGTTTCACTTCCCGACGCCGTACGGCTGCGTTGCGGGCTCCAGTCCCGAGCTGATCATGGAGATCAAAAAGGACGAAATTTTCGTAGCTCCCATCGCGGGCACCCGTAGTAGAGGCGCGAATGCCGAAGCAGACGCGGCGCTCGAGCGCGAGCTTTTAAGCGACGAAAAGGAGCTTGCGGAGCATCGGATGCTGATCGATCTAGCTCGCAACGACATCGGCAAATTCGCCGCGCCCGCCTCGGTGCGGGTGCAAAACGCGATGCGCGTCGTGCGCTACGAAAGCGTGATGCACATCGTAAGCGAGGTCTATGGCAGTAAGCCGCGCGGGGTAAGCGCGTTTGAGGTGCTTAGCACGATCTTTCCTGCGGGCACGCTAAGCGGCAGCCCGAAGATTCGCGCGATGCAGATCATAAATGAGCTGGAGCGCTACGAGCGCGGCATCTACGGCGGCGGAATCGGATTTTGGCGCTTTAGCGGCGATGTGATGCAGGCGATCTTGATTCGCTCGGCGATCTTTGTAAATCGCGACGCGCAAGATTCCTGCTCGGACGAGAACTCTAAGCGGAATTCCGGTTTAAATTTAGACGCTGTTTGCAGCGAGGAAAATTCCGAAGCGACAGAGTTTTGCGACGGCGAAAATCCCGAAACAACGGAGTTTTGCGGTGCTGCGGCGCAAAAGGGCAGCGGCGAGGCGCAAAATTTAGCTCGCGCAAGCGAGCGCGACGCGAGATTAAATTTAAAAGCTTGCGCGGGCGGCGGGGCGCTAAATTTAGAAAACGGGAGCTTTAGCCGCGCGATGCGGTTTGAGGCTGCTAAATTTAACGCGGAGAATTTCGGCTGCGAAGGGCTAAGCAATCTCGTATTTATCGGCGCGGGCGCAGGCATCGTTTACGACAGCTCGCCAAAGAGCGAATACGCTGAGATCTGCAAAAAGCGCAAAAGCCCGCTTAAAGCGATCGAGGAGCTATGCGAGGAAGTATAG
- a CDS encoding YaaA family protein, producing the protein MKILFSPSEMKSELGGGSRICERNFIFAELYEKRLQMLRAYAEFTEGASEAELCKLFGLKKWDAALRENIFEKGCAKALLRYTGTAYRALGYASLSPSAQEFAERNTIIFSNLFGPVLGGDALPNYKLKQGEKFGGIDVAKFYRDSFSAALDRYLADECVVDLRAGFYEKFYEMKHEYLSFSFIKGSKVLSHYAKAWRGKVLREIAQARACSEAEVLALRLGGASVLEIKQIGLKKEIVLEIS; encoded by the coding sequence ATGAAAATTTTATTTTCCCCAAGCGAGATGAAAAGCGAGCTGGGCGGCGGCTCGCGCATTTGCGAGCGAAATTTTATCTTTGCAGAGCTTTACGAAAAGCGCCTGCAGATGCTGCGCGCCTACGCGGAGTTTACGGAGGGAGCGAGCGAAGCGGAGCTTTGCAAGCTTTTCGGGCTGAAAAAATGGGATGCGGCCCTGCGCGAAAATATCTTTGAAAAAGGCTGCGCGAAGGCGCTTTTGCGCTACACCGGCACCGCGTATCGCGCTCTAGGCTACGCGTCGCTAAGCCCCAGCGCGCAGGAGTTTGCGGAGCGAAATACGATAATTTTTTCAAACCTTTTCGGCCCCGTGCTGGGCGGCGACGCGCTGCCGAACTACAAGCTCAAGCAGGGCGAAAAATTTGGCGGCATAGACGTGGCGAAATTTTATCGCGACAGCTTCTCCGCCGCGCTGGATCGGTATCTGGCGGATGAGTGCGTCGTGGATCTGCGCGCGGGATTTTACGAGAAATTTTATGAGATGAAGCACGAATATTTGAGTTTTAGTTTCATCAAAGGCAGCAAGGTGCTGAGCCACTACGCCAAAGCCTGGCGCGGCAAGGTGTTGCGCGAAATCGCACAGGCCCGCGCTTGCAGCGAGGCGGAGGTGCTTGCGCTGCGTTTGGGTGGCGCTTCCGTGCTTGAGATCAAACAGATCGGGCTAAAAAAGGAGATCGTGCTGGAAATTTCATAA
- a CDS encoding sulfite exporter TauE/SafE family protein, giving the protein MLELPFVGVVVGFISGFFGIGGGTVVMPVMMALGYDVKTAAGISVMQMFIVSLFGSYLNYRAGKLRLDSGIAVGLGGLCGASISGFIVKYSPEIVLEIGLLLTLAISFLKLFSTNVTSGGNADPHGAALFFIGFVIGAIALSMGVGGAVFLTPVLVGFLGVDIKRAVCMGLFFIVFGSFSALLSLSYNGHVDYERGALLAVGGLLGVYFGTSQARRAKRETQKKWLLVLYVVLFALALKKVLQ; this is encoded by the coding sequence ATGCTAGAACTCCCCTTTGTCGGCGTCGTCGTGGGCTTCATATCGGGCTTTTTCGGTATCGGCGGCGGCACGGTCGTAATGCCCGTGATGATGGCTCTGGGATACGACGTCAAGACCGCCGCGGGCATCTCGGTGATGCAGATGTTCATCGTCTCGCTTTTTGGCTCATATCTGAACTACCGTGCGGGCAAGCTTCGCCTAGATAGCGGCATCGCGGTGGGGCTCGGAGGGCTGTGCGGCGCGAGCATATCGGGCTTCATCGTAAAATACTCGCCAGAAATCGTGCTTGAGATCGGTCTTTTGCTGACGCTTGCGATCTCATTTCTCAAGCTCTTTAGCACGAACGTAACAAGCGGCGGCAACGCCGATCCCCACGGCGCGGCGCTATTTTTCATCGGCTTTGTTATCGGCGCGATCGCGCTTAGCATGGGCGTGGGTGGCGCGGTATTTCTGACGCCCGTATTGGTCGGATTTTTGGGCGTCGATATCAAAAGAGCGGTCTGCATGGGGCTATTTTTCATCGTTTTCGGCTCATTTAGCGCGCTTTTGAGCCTTTCGTACAACGGCCATGTGGATTACGAACGCGGCGCGCTGCTAGCCGTGGGCGGGCTTTTGGGCGTATATTTCGGCACCTCTCAGGCTCGCCGTGCAAAGCGCGAAACTCAGAAAAAATGGCTGCTCGTCCTATACGTCGTGCTATTTGCGCTAGCGTTAAAAAAGGTGCTGCAGTAG
- a CDS encoding fluoride efflux transporter FluC: MTNLILAGLGGCVGAMARVGLNGAIARAMDRAGFWSAFPIATFCVNALGSLLIGFLLALNLTQSLRIFFVAGALGGFTTFSTFSYDTLQLLLAREFAIGVLNAVLSVCACMLFCYAGLLAGRALAG, from the coding sequence TTGACGAACTTGATTTTAGCTGGGCTAGGCGGCTGTGTAGGCGCGATGGCACGAGTAGGCCTAAACGGAGCGATCGCGCGCGCAATGGACCGCGCCGGATTTTGGAGCGCATTTCCGATCGCTACTTTTTGCGTAAATGCGCTGGGAAGCCTGCTGATAGGGTTTTTACTCGCACTAAATTTAACGCAGAGCCTGCGGATATTTTTTGTCGCAGGCGCGCTGGGCGGCTTTACGACATTTTCTACGTTCAGCTACGATACGCTGCAATTGTTGCTGGCGCGAGAATTTGCTATCGGTGTGCTAAACGCGGTCTTAAGCGTATGCGCCTGTATGCTTTTTTGCTATGCTGGGCTGCTCGCGGGCAGAGCGCTTGCGGGCTAG
- the rpsU gene encoding 30S ribosomal protein S21, producing the protein MPGVKVYPNESFDEAYRRFKKQTDRNLVVTEVRARRFFEPMTEVRKKQKISARKKMLKRLYTLRRYESRL; encoded by the coding sequence GTGCCTGGAGTAAAGGTATATCCGAACGAATCATTTGACGAAGCTTACAGACGCTTTAAGAAGCAGACTGATCGTAACCTAGTCGTTACCGAGGTTCGCGCGAGACGATTTTTTGAGCCGATGACGGAAGTCCGCAAAAAGCAAAAAATTTCAGCTCGCAAAAAGATGCTTAAACGTCTTTACACGCTACGTCGCTACGAGTCACGCTTGTAG